Proteins co-encoded in one Pseudarthrobacter chlorophenolicus A6 genomic window:
- the dxr gene encoding 1-deoxy-D-xylulose-5-phosphate reductoisomerase, translating into MQPRRIAILGSTGSIGTQAIDVVDGAPHLFEVVALSAGGGNLALLARQAVHTGAAAVGIAAGDPRELAVLIDEAAAAAGRSGYRPEIIAGPDASTRIAGLDADVVLNGITGSIGLAPTLAALKSGATLALANKESLIVGGSLVKAAARDGQIVPVDSEHSAIAQCLRSGSAAEVDKLVLTASGGPFRGRSGEELHGVTPQEALAHPTWDMGLMVTTNSATLVNKGLEVIEAHLLFDIPLDRIDVVVHPQSVVHSMVQFVDGSTIAQASPPDMRLPIALGLGWPGRVPNAAAPCDWTKAATWTFEPLDATAFPAVDLAKDAAKQGSTFPAVFNAANEEAVTAFHGGRIRFTDIVDTVDAVLSEHTGSSRLTVESVLDAESWARARAHERLAVSSL; encoded by the coding sequence ATGCAGCCACGCAGAATCGCCATCCTCGGATCCACCGGTTCCATCGGCACCCAGGCAATTGACGTCGTCGACGGCGCCCCGCATCTTTTCGAGGTCGTGGCCCTGAGCGCCGGAGGCGGCAACCTCGCGCTCCTGGCCAGGCAGGCCGTCCACACCGGTGCGGCGGCCGTCGGGATCGCCGCCGGAGACCCACGCGAGCTTGCCGTGCTCATCGATGAAGCAGCCGCCGCAGCGGGCCGCTCCGGCTACCGCCCGGAGATCATCGCCGGACCGGATGCCTCCACGCGGATCGCCGGGCTTGATGCGGATGTTGTGCTCAACGGCATCACCGGCTCCATCGGCCTTGCACCCACCCTTGCCGCGCTGAAGTCCGGCGCCACGCTGGCGCTGGCCAACAAGGAATCGCTGATCGTCGGCGGTTCGCTGGTAAAGGCTGCTGCGCGCGACGGGCAGATTGTTCCCGTGGACTCCGAGCACTCCGCCATCGCCCAATGCCTGCGCTCGGGCAGCGCAGCGGAAGTGGACAAGCTGGTACTCACCGCCTCCGGCGGGCCCTTCCGCGGCCGGAGCGGGGAAGAACTGCACGGGGTCACCCCGCAGGAAGCCCTCGCCCACCCCACCTGGGACATGGGGCTGATGGTCACCACCAACTCCGCCACCCTGGTCAACAAGGGACTCGAAGTCATCGAAGCCCACCTCCTGTTCGACATTCCGCTGGACCGGATCGACGTGGTGGTCCATCCCCAGTCCGTGGTGCACTCCATGGTGCAGTTCGTGGACGGCTCCACCATTGCGCAGGCCTCCCCGCCGGACATGCGGCTGCCCATCGCGCTGGGGCTTGGGTGGCCGGGCCGGGTACCCAATGCCGCCGCGCCGTGCGACTGGACCAAGGCAGCCACCTGGACCTTCGAGCCGCTGGACGCAACAGCCTTTCCCGCCGTGGACCTTGCCAAGGACGCAGCGAAGCAGGGGAGTACCTTCCCCGCGGTCTTCAATGCCGCCAACGAGGAAGCCGTCACCGCCTTCCACGGCGGGCGGATCCGCTTCACGGACATCGTGGACACCGTGGATGCCGTCCTCAGCGAACACACAGGTTCTTCCCGGCTGACGGTGGAATCCGTGCTGGATGCTGAGAGCTGGGCACGGGCCCGCGCGCACGAACGTTTAGCAGTCAGCAGTCTCTAG
- a CDS encoding M50 family metallopeptidase, whose amino-acid sequence MTPVLLFILGVVFVAIGIAASIALHEVGHLVPAKLFKVRVTKYMIGFGPTLWSRRKGETEYGVKAIPLGGYVSMIGMYPPNKEDGSVRPSSTGMFQTLATEARSMAHEEVGPGDEKRVFYRLPVWKKIIVMLGGPAMNMILGVLLMAILLMGFGTATATTTISDVSKCQVAAGETVDPDSADCQLTPAAAAGLQPNDTVTSFDGKEVTSWDQLTEWIRASAGREVAITVERGGSSVSTTVTPVLSARPIIGVDGRQETDASGTLRYQDVGFLGIGSQTELVPQPASSVLPMAGENIRQVAGVIFNLPARVVGVAKAAFSEEPRDPNGPISVVGVGRVAGEVAAMEEIPLQSRVATLVGLLAGLNFALAVFNLVPLLPLDGGHVAGALYEGARRQVAKLFGKPDPGAFDIAKLLPVTYVVAALLMGMSALLIYADIVKPVNLFG is encoded by the coding sequence ATGACCCCCGTTCTACTTTTCATCCTCGGCGTCGTCTTCGTAGCCATCGGCATCGCCGCGTCCATCGCGCTGCACGAAGTGGGACACTTGGTGCCCGCCAAGCTTTTCAAGGTGCGCGTCACCAAATACATGATCGGTTTCGGCCCCACCCTCTGGTCCCGGCGGAAGGGCGAAACCGAATACGGCGTGAAGGCCATCCCGCTGGGTGGCTACGTGTCCATGATCGGCATGTACCCGCCCAACAAGGAGGACGGCTCCGTGCGTCCCTCCAGCACCGGGATGTTCCAGACGCTGGCCACCGAGGCCAGGTCCATGGCGCATGAGGAAGTGGGCCCCGGCGACGAAAAACGCGTCTTCTACCGCCTACCGGTATGGAAGAAAATCATCGTCATGCTGGGCGGACCCGCCATGAACATGATCCTCGGCGTCCTCCTCATGGCCATCCTCCTCATGGGCTTCGGCACGGCCACGGCAACCACCACCATTTCGGATGTCTCCAAATGCCAGGTTGCCGCAGGTGAAACCGTGGACCCGGACTCGGCCGACTGCCAGCTCACCCCGGCGGCCGCGGCCGGGCTCCAGCCCAACGACACCGTCACGTCCTTCGACGGAAAAGAAGTCACCAGCTGGGACCAGCTGACCGAATGGATCCGGGCCTCCGCAGGCCGGGAAGTGGCCATCACGGTTGAGCGCGGCGGGTCTTCAGTGTCCACCACTGTCACCCCCGTTCTCTCGGCCAGGCCCATCATCGGCGTCGACGGCCGGCAGGAAACCGATGCGTCCGGCACCCTGCGCTACCAGGACGTGGGCTTCCTCGGCATCGGGTCACAGACAGAACTGGTGCCGCAGCCGGCGTCGTCCGTCCTGCCCATGGCGGGGGAGAACATCCGGCAGGTGGCAGGCGTGATCTTTAATCTCCCGGCCCGTGTGGTGGGCGTGGCCAAGGCTGCCTTCAGCGAGGAACCGCGCGATCCCAACGGACCCATCAGCGTGGTGGGCGTGGGGCGGGTGGCCGGCGAGGTGGCCGCCATGGAGGAAATTCCGCTGCAGTCACGCGTGGCCACCCTGGTGGGGTTGCTGGCCGGACTGAACTTTGCGTTGGCCGTCTTCAACCTGGTTCCGCTGCTGCCCCTCGACGGCGGCCATGTGGCCGGCGCCCTGTACGAGGGTGCACGGCGCCAGGTGGCGAAACTGTTCGGAAAGCCGGACCCCGGTGCCTTCGACATCGCCAAGCTGCTCCCGGTCACGTACGTGGTGGCCGCCCTGCTGATGGGCATGAGTGCGCTGCTGATCTACGCCGACATCGTCAAACCCGTGAACCTGTTCGGCTGA
- a CDS encoding YciI family protein — protein sequence MTVFAVEYVYAADSTEARNEARPAHREWTGGLAEDGVILASGPYGDGAGALLIFKADNEASLNSVLKQDPFAAAGVIAGIRVTEWSPVTGMLAGLAA from the coding sequence ATGACAGTTTTTGCCGTTGAGTACGTTTACGCCGCCGATTCCACCGAAGCCCGCAACGAGGCACGGCCCGCCCACCGCGAATGGACCGGCGGCCTGGCCGAGGACGGCGTGATCCTTGCCAGCGGACCCTATGGAGACGGAGCCGGCGCGCTGCTGATCTTCAAGGCGGACAACGAAGCATCCCTGAATTCGGTCCTCAAGCAGGATCCGTTCGCTGCTGCCGGGGTTATCGCCGGCATCCGCGTCACCGAATGGTCACCCGTGACCGGCATGCTCGCCGGCCTCGCAGCCTAA
- the ispG gene encoding flavodoxin-dependent (E)-4-hydroxy-3-methylbut-2-enyl-diphosphate synthase, producing MTSVSLGMPAAPPPVLAPRRKTRQIKVGSVGVGSDSPISVQSMTTTPTTDINATLQQIAELTASGCDIVRVACPSADDAEALPIIARKSQIPVIADIHFQPKYVFAAIEAGCAAVRVNPGNIRKFDDQVKEIAAAARDHGTSIRIGVNAGSLEPGILKKYGKATPEALVESAVWEASLFEEHGFHDFKISVKHNDPVIMVAAYEMLAEKGDWPLHLGVTEAGPAFQGTIKSATAFGALLSRGIGDTIRVSLSAPPVEEIKVGNQILQSLNLRPRKLEIVSCPSCGRAQVDVYTLAEQVTAGLEGMEIPLRVAVMGCVVNGPGEAREADLGVASGNGKGQIFVKGEVIKTVPESQIVETLIEEAMRIAEEMGEADGEDAVKGGPVVSVS from the coding sequence GTGACCTCGGTCAGCCTGGGAATGCCCGCAGCACCGCCGCCCGTCCTTGCCCCGCGCCGCAAGACGCGCCAGATCAAAGTCGGTTCGGTGGGAGTTGGCTCGGATTCCCCCATCAGCGTGCAGTCGATGACCACCACGCCCACCACCGACATCAACGCCACATTGCAGCAGATCGCGGAACTGACCGCCTCCGGTTGCGACATCGTGCGCGTTGCATGCCCGTCGGCCGATGATGCCGAAGCATTGCCCATCATTGCCCGCAAGTCCCAGATTCCGGTCATCGCGGACATCCACTTCCAGCCCAAGTACGTCTTCGCTGCCATCGAAGCCGGCTGCGCGGCCGTCCGGGTCAACCCCGGCAACATCCGCAAGTTCGACGACCAGGTCAAGGAAATTGCTGCGGCCGCCCGGGACCACGGAACGTCCATCCGCATCGGCGTCAACGCCGGCTCGCTGGAACCGGGGATCCTCAAGAAGTACGGCAAGGCCACCCCCGAAGCCCTCGTTGAATCCGCCGTCTGGGAAGCCTCGCTGTTTGAAGAGCACGGCTTCCACGACTTCAAGATCTCGGTCAAGCACAACGACCCCGTGATCATGGTGGCCGCCTACGAGATGCTCGCCGAAAAGGGCGACTGGCCCCTCCACCTCGGCGTGACCGAGGCCGGTCCGGCATTCCAGGGAACCATCAAGTCCGCCACCGCCTTCGGCGCACTGCTCTCCCGTGGCATTGGCGACACCATCCGCGTCTCCCTCTCGGCCCCGCCCGTTGAGGAGATCAAGGTGGGGAACCAGATCCTGCAGTCGCTGAACCTGCGGCCCCGCAAGCTCGAAATCGTGTCCTGCCCGTCCTGCGGCCGCGCGCAGGTGGACGTCTACACGCTCGCGGAGCAGGTCACAGCCGGCCTGGAAGGCATGGAGATCCCGCTGCGCGTCGCCGTCATGGGCTGTGTGGTCAACGGGCCGGGCGAGGCACGCGAAGCCGACCTCGGCGTCGCTTCCGGCAACGGCAAGGGACAGATCTTTGTGAAGGGTGAAGTCATCAAGACTGTGCCGGAGAGCCAGATTGTTGAGACACTGATCGAAGAGGCCATGCGTATCGCGGAAGAGATGGGGGAGGCCGATGGCGAAGATGCTGTCAAAGGTGGCCCCGTGGTTAGCGTCTCGTAA
- a CDS encoding GNAT family N-acetyltransferase gives MLSKVAPWLASRKDEPDPPGISVRTLDGGDTAALRHLAEKDRVANVFILAHLRTAGTAAPTSGGAGIVGVFDDGILVGACWAGANLVPVQLDPAFAPLVAEAANRSGRRYASAFGPADAVLALHGELAELGHRAHEIRPDQPLMVIDGPADVPPNPGLGLGDLADFERILPACAAMFEEEVGYSPFLGGREFYSRRVEGLIRQGYSLVHLNEAREVVFKAELGAVTADVTQVQGVWMNPLYRGKGLSSGYMSAVVEQAQKIAPLTSLYVNGFNVRARSTYERVGFHQVGTFATVLF, from the coding sequence ATGCTGTCAAAGGTGGCCCCGTGGTTAGCGTCTCGTAAGGACGAGCCGGACCCGCCGGGGATATCCGTCCGCACCCTGGACGGCGGGGACACCGCCGCGCTCAGGCATTTGGCTGAGAAGGACCGTGTGGCCAACGTGTTCATCCTCGCGCATCTGCGCACTGCCGGTACCGCCGCTCCCACCAGCGGCGGTGCCGGCATCGTCGGAGTTTTCGACGACGGCATCCTGGTGGGTGCCTGCTGGGCGGGCGCCAACCTGGTCCCCGTCCAGCTCGACCCGGCCTTCGCGCCGCTGGTGGCCGAAGCCGCCAACCGGTCCGGCCGGCGCTACGCATCGGCTTTCGGCCCGGCGGATGCGGTGCTGGCCCTACACGGGGAGCTCGCCGAACTGGGCCACCGCGCCCACGAGATCCGCCCTGACCAGCCCCTGATGGTGATCGACGGGCCCGCTGACGTTCCACCCAACCCGGGCTTGGGACTGGGCGACCTGGCAGACTTCGAGCGCATCCTGCCCGCCTGCGCCGCCATGTTCGAAGAAGAAGTGGGCTACTCGCCGTTCCTGGGCGGCCGGGAGTTCTACAGCCGCCGGGTTGAAGGGCTCATCCGGCAGGGCTATTCGCTGGTCCACCTCAACGAAGCCAGGGAAGTGGTCTTCAAAGCGGAGCTCGGCGCGGTCACCGCCGATGTCACCCAGGTCCAGGGGGTCTGGATGAATCCCCTCTACCGCGGGAAGGGGCTGAGTTCCGGCTACATGTCCGCCGTCGTAGAGCAGGCCCAAAAGATCGCGCCGCTGACCAGCCTTTACGTCAACGGCTTCAACGTCAGGGCCAGATCCACCTATGAACGTGTCGGCTTCCACCAGGTGGGCACGTTCGCTACAGTTCTCTTCTAG
- a CDS encoding proline--tRNA ligase, with the protein MVLRMSQLFLRTLREDPVDAEVASHKLLVRAGYIRRAAPGIYTWLPLGLSVLRKVEQVIREEMAAIGAQEVHFPALLPREPYEATNRWTEYGEGLFRLQDRKGADYLLAPTHEEMFTLLVKDLYSSYKDLPLSLYQIQNKYRDEARPRAGLLRGREFIMKDSYSFDVDDAGLDASYAAHRSAYLKIFERLGLDVVPVAATAGAMGGSRSEEFLFPTEIGEDTFVRSAAGYAANVEAVTTVVPADIDFTGAPAAEVLDTPDTPTIETLVNASNQIAPRAEADGGPWTAADTLKNVVLAVTLPTGERQLVVIGLPGDRGVDLKRVEANIGSFLPMAGEIGLEQAGEEDLKKQPLIVKGYLGPGLSLDAPLLGSEGTTKLLYLVDPRVVSGTSWITGANEAGKHVFGLVAGRDFTWDGVIECTEVRAGDPAPDGSGPLETARGIEMGHIFQLGRKYAAALDLKVLDQNGKQVTVTMGSYGVGVTRAVAALAEANHDAKGLTWPRAVAPADVHVVAVGKGEDIFAAAEQLSVGLEAAGLDVIYDDRFKVSPGVKFGDAELLGVPTILAVGRGLVDGVVEIKDRRTGEAENVAVDKAVDYVVNAVRNS; encoded by the coding sequence GTGGTCCTTAGAATGTCCCAGCTTTTCCTGCGCACCCTGCGTGAAGATCCCGTCGACGCAGAGGTGGCCAGCCACAAACTGCTGGTCCGTGCCGGCTACATCCGCCGCGCGGCTCCCGGGATCTACACCTGGCTGCCGCTGGGCCTGAGCGTACTCCGCAAGGTGGAGCAGGTCATCCGTGAGGAAATGGCCGCCATCGGTGCCCAGGAAGTCCACTTCCCGGCCCTGCTGCCGCGGGAACCCTACGAGGCAACCAACCGCTGGACCGAATACGGCGAGGGGCTGTTCCGGCTGCAGGACCGCAAGGGCGCTGACTACCTGCTGGCCCCCACACACGAGGAAATGTTCACCCTCCTCGTGAAGGACCTGTATTCCTCCTACAAGGACCTGCCGCTCAGCCTCTACCAGATCCAGAACAAGTACCGCGACGAGGCACGTCCCCGGGCGGGCCTCCTCCGCGGCCGCGAGTTCATCATGAAGGACTCCTACTCCTTCGATGTGGACGACGCCGGCCTGGACGCCAGCTACGCGGCGCACCGGTCCGCTTACCTCAAGATCTTCGAGCGGCTCGGCCTCGATGTTGTCCCCGTAGCAGCCACGGCGGGCGCCATGGGCGGCTCCCGGAGCGAGGAGTTCCTCTTCCCCACGGAAATCGGCGAAGACACCTTCGTCCGCTCTGCCGCAGGTTACGCAGCCAACGTCGAAGCCGTCACCACCGTGGTGCCCGCGGACATCGACTTCACGGGTGCACCTGCCGCGGAGGTACTGGACACCCCGGACACGCCCACCATTGAGACCCTGGTCAACGCGTCCAACCAGATCGCGCCCCGGGCCGAGGCCGACGGCGGCCCCTGGACTGCCGCTGACACGCTGAAGAACGTTGTCCTTGCGGTGACGCTGCCCACCGGTGAACGCCAGCTGGTGGTCATTGGCCTTCCCGGCGACCGCGGTGTGGACCTGAAGCGCGTCGAAGCCAACATTGGCTCGTTCCTGCCGATGGCCGGCGAGATCGGACTCGAGCAGGCAGGCGAAGAGGACCTCAAGAAGCAGCCCCTGATCGTCAAGGGATACCTGGGCCCGGGCCTGTCGCTGGACGCCCCGCTCCTGGGCTCCGAAGGAACCACCAAGCTGCTGTACCTGGTGGATCCGCGGGTGGTCAGCGGCACCAGCTGGATCACCGGCGCCAACGAAGCCGGCAAGCACGTCTTCGGCCTCGTTGCCGGCCGCGACTTCACCTGGGACGGCGTCATCGAGTGCACCGAGGTCCGTGCCGGCGACCCCGCACCGGACGGTTCCGGACCCCTGGAAACGGCGCGGGGCATCGAAATGGGCCATATCTTCCAGCTCGGCCGCAAGTACGCCGCAGCCCTGGACCTCAAGGTGCTGGACCAGAACGGCAAGCAGGTCACGGTCACCATGGGTTCCTACGGAGTCGGCGTTACCCGCGCGGTGGCTGCCCTGGCCGAGGCCAACCACGATGCCAAGGGCCTCACCTGGCCCCGCGCCGTGGCACCTGCCGACGTCCACGTGGTGGCGGTGGGCAAGGGCGAGGACATTTTCGCCGCCGCTGAGCAGCTGTCCGTCGGCCTCGAAGCCGCCGGCCTCGACGTCATCTACGACGACCGCTTCAAGGTGTCCCCGGGCGTGAAGTTCGGTGACGCCGAACTGCTGGGCGTGCCCACCATCCTGGCCGTCGGCCGAGGGCTGGTTGACGGCGTCGTGGAGATCAAGGACCGCCGCACCGGCGAAGCCGAGAACGTCGCTGTGGACAAGGCCGTTGACTACGTGGTCAACGCCGTCCGCAACAGCTGA
- a CDS encoding sulfite exporter TauE/SafE family protein: MDFGVEHLQLTTLILIVLAGFGAGWVDAVVGGGGLIQLPALLLVPGITPVQALATNKLGSIFGTTTSAVTYYRRVGPDLKTALPMAVIALAGSFGGAILAANLPASVFKPIIVAALVAVALFTALKPNVGDITALRHDGHKHYVVACLIGAVIGFYDGLIGPGTGSFLVIALVSAMGYAFLEASAKAKIVNMATNAGALMFFLPHGSILWGLGLLLGVANMAGGYLGARTAVRQGSRFVRVVFLVVVAALIVKLGFDVWQENFA, translated from the coding sequence GTGGACTTTGGTGTTGAGCACCTCCAGCTGACCACCCTCATCCTCATTGTCCTGGCCGGCTTCGGTGCCGGCTGGGTCGATGCGGTGGTGGGCGGGGGAGGGCTGATCCAATTGCCCGCCCTGCTGCTGGTCCCGGGCATCACGCCGGTGCAGGCGCTGGCAACCAACAAACTGGGGTCGATTTTCGGGACAACCACCAGTGCCGTCACCTATTACCGCAGGGTGGGGCCGGACCTGAAGACGGCGCTGCCCATGGCGGTGATTGCCCTCGCGGGGAGCTTCGGCGGCGCGATCCTGGCGGCGAACCTGCCCGCCAGCGTCTTCAAGCCGATCATCGTCGCCGCGCTGGTCGCCGTCGCGCTGTTCACTGCCCTCAAGCCCAACGTCGGGGACATCACGGCGCTGCGGCACGACGGCCACAAGCACTACGTGGTGGCTTGCCTGATCGGTGCGGTCATCGGCTTTTACGATGGCCTGATCGGTCCGGGCACCGGATCATTCCTGGTCATCGCACTGGTATCGGCCATGGGCTACGCCTTCCTGGAGGCCAGCGCCAAGGCCAAGATCGTGAATATGGCAACCAACGCCGGCGCCCTCATGTTCTTCCTCCCGCACGGCTCGATCCTGTGGGGGCTCGGGCTGCTGCTGGGCGTTGCCAACATGGCCGGCGGCTACCTTGGCGCCCGGACAGCGGTCAGGCAGGGAAGCCGGTTCGTCAGGGTGGTTTTCCTGGTGGTGGTGGCCGCCCTGATCGTTAAACTCGGGTTTGACGTGTGGCAGGAAAACTTCGCCTGA
- a CDS encoding pyridoxal phosphate-dependent decarboxylase family protein — MSHGDDAYRPALESAARHASAWLKSLADRSVGPAVQAHDLTDVFGGPIPDHGLPADDVVDFLARAAEPGLMAMPSGRFFGWVIGGSLPAALATDWLVSAWDQNAGLRYATPAMAAIEEAAGAWLLDLLGLPAGSDVGFVTGATMANFTGMAAGRWRLLTDAGWDLDRDGLAGAPRIRCFVGRERHDTVDLGLRYLGLGQPAIVEADSQGRMIPAALDAALGAGGGPALVCLQAGNLHSGAFDPFTEAIRVARKHGAWVHVDGAFGLWAAASPELRHLTDGFDAADSWGTDAHKTLNVPYDCGIAIVRDAPALRAAMGLHASYLVHDAEGPGDPFEKVPEFSRRARGVPVWAALRSLGRNGVAAQVNGLAGAAARIAAGLGSIDGVEILNDVQYTQVSLSFGDDDTTRAVTARIIADGRVWMSGSRWRDRDILRVSVSNWRTGAEDVETAVDAVRSALGAVRAH; from the coding sequence ATGTCACATGGCGACGACGCCTACAGGCCGGCCCTCGAATCTGCCGCGAGGCATGCCTCGGCCTGGCTGAAAAGCCTTGCGGACCGGAGCGTGGGCCCTGCCGTCCAGGCGCACGACCTCACGGACGTGTTTGGCGGACCAATTCCGGATCACGGTCTGCCTGCGGACGACGTTGTGGACTTTCTGGCACGCGCTGCCGAACCAGGACTCATGGCAATGCCCTCCGGCCGCTTCTTTGGCTGGGTCATCGGAGGAAGCCTGCCCGCGGCATTGGCCACGGACTGGCTGGTCAGTGCCTGGGACCAGAATGCCGGGCTGCGCTACGCCACCCCGGCCATGGCTGCCATTGAGGAAGCCGCCGGGGCGTGGCTCCTGGACCTGCTCGGATTGCCGGCAGGTTCCGACGTCGGCTTCGTGACAGGTGCCACGATGGCCAACTTCACCGGAATGGCTGCCGGCCGGTGGCGCCTCCTTACGGACGCCGGCTGGGACCTGGACCGCGACGGCCTGGCCGGGGCTCCGCGGATCCGTTGCTTCGTGGGCCGTGAGCGGCACGACACCGTGGACCTGGGACTGCGGTACCTGGGGCTGGGACAACCTGCAATCGTTGAGGCCGACAGCCAGGGGCGGATGATTCCTGCCGCCCTGGATGCCGCACTGGGGGCTGGCGGCGGCCCGGCGCTCGTGTGCCTGCAGGCAGGGAACCTCCACTCGGGTGCCTTCGACCCCTTCACTGAAGCCATCAGGGTGGCCAGGAAACACGGCGCCTGGGTGCACGTTGACGGTGCCTTCGGGCTGTGGGCCGCGGCGTCGCCCGAACTCCGGCACCTGACGGACGGATTCGACGCCGCCGATTCGTGGGGGACTGATGCCCACAAAACCCTGAACGTCCCCTACGACTGCGGCATCGCCATAGTCCGTGACGCGCCAGCCCTGCGTGCAGCCATGGGACTGCATGCGAGCTATCTGGTGCACGACGCCGAAGGCCCGGGTGACCCGTTCGAAAAGGTCCCCGAGTTCTCCCGGCGGGCCCGGGGCGTCCCGGTGTGGGCAGCGCTGAGGAGTCTTGGCAGGAACGGCGTTGCCGCACAGGTTAACGGGCTTGCAGGCGCAGCTGCACGGATCGCCGCCGGACTGGGCAGCATCGACGGGGTCGAAATACTCAACGACGTCCAGTACACGCAGGTCAGCCTGTCATTCGGCGACGACGACACCACCCGGGCCGTGACCGCCCGCATCATCGCGGACGGCAGGGTGTGGATGTCCGGCTCCCGGTGGCGGGACCGGGACATCCTTCGCGTCTCCGTCAGCAACTGGCGCACCGGCGCCGAGGACGTTGAAACGGCA